gacctcaaatgatccacctgcctcagcctcccaaagtgatgggattacagatgtgagccactgcatctggcccaaagttaatttttgtatgtggtgtgaggtAAGGGTTTTGAGGATTtgtacttgttttattttgttgcttatgGGTGTCCAAATGACCCAGCATTCCTTGTGGAAAAGGTTATTCTCTCCCTGTTGAATTGCTTCAGCACCTCTATCAAAAGTCAATTGGCCATAAATGACAAGTGGCCATAGATGAGTAGGTCTGGGTGTTGTTCTGTCCCATTGACCTATTTATCTGTTATAATGATTACATTGACTGTCTTGATTAAAATCAAGTAATATAAattcttcaactttgttcttttttatgcttGCTTTGGTGACTCCAAGTCCCATGCATTTCTGTATAAACATTAGAATTAGCTTGGCAATTTCCACAAAAATcgtgctgggattttgattgggattgtgttGATTATggagatcaatttggggagagttGGCATCTTCTATGAACATGGTAAGGctccatttatttaggccttTTTTTCATTCCTCTCATTGATGTTTCTCAGTTCTCAGTATACAGGACTTGTAAATCTTTTGTCAAGTTTATTTCTAAGTCCTTAGTAATTTTAGCTTTGCATTTTGAGCTAATTATAGCTTCACAAAAAGTTGCAGAATAGTACAGAGAggtcccaccttccattcctcagcTTCCTACAATGCAGCGCTTTGCAGAGCTACAACGAATTCTTAAAACCAAGAAACTGATACGGGCACCATACAAGTCACTGGATGACGGAGCTCATTTGGACATCCTAGGTTTCCATGTGTTCAGTTTATTCTGAGTACGACTCCGTGTGGAGATTCCGTGATGTGTGGCCGCACGTGTGGATTTCTGTAACCACAACCACATTCAAGATGCATGACCATCCGTCCCCACAGGTGTGAGGTGTGCCCCGCATGGCCCTTCCCTAACCCACAGCACCCACCAGCGTGTCTGCCATCTCCATCACTCATCCTTTCAAGAGTGTTATGGAAACGGAGCGCAGAATGCGGCCTTTGAAATGgagttttctcccagtctgtttctctctgttgctGAGCACGTTGTGTGGTGTGGAGGCACCACCATGCGTTTGACACTCACCTGTTGACAGGCATGGGGCTGTTCCCAGGTTTTCACTGTtccaaataaagctgctatgatcATTTGTGTGactatacattttaatttctctgcgataaatgcccaggagtacAATCGCTGGGTCATAAAGGTAGGTATGTGTTTGACTTTTTATGAAACTACCAGACACACAGGATGGATGGAGATGAGTCGGATGCAGAGGCAAGGGTGTGGGGCCAAAATTAGAAGAAGGGTTcttgtaattttccttttaaaaatcgctatcaaataaaggaaatagacccacacatacaTGGTAAATTACTTTTCAACCAAGGTGCCAAGACAACtcaatgggaaaagaaagatTATGTGTGCTGTGGGCTAATTGGCTATGGTGAATCGAACTGCCCTCCAAACAGTGGATTCTGGGCGAGTGCTCGAGGCATGCCTTTCAATGGTGATCGTCACCACGCCATCTGGGCCCCACTGCTGGGCTCCATGCATACACACTGGAAAATCAGACCTGAGCGTGTCGCTGCAGAGATGTGCTGTGAGCCACCCTGATGGGGTCACACAGGAACTCAGCCAGCACCTCTAACGGGCCCCACTTGGTAGGTGCCCCAGTTATGGTCTCCAGAATCCAGCCAGGAGGGAATGTAGTCTGAAGAGAACCAAGTTCTAAATGGGCTCTGGGAAGGGGCTGTCCTTGCGCCCGGAGTGAGGACGCGGTATTGGCCCCGTGGGGAGCTGACCGGCTATGGGGAAATATTTTTGAGGAAATCCTGGccttcttcccttccattcccactGGCTCAAAGGAGCCAaggcattccattcctccttcttctgggCAAGTCCTCCACTTTGCTTCCGACATTACAAGCCACTTCAGACCCTTCCTCCCAGCACAGCCCGAGGGGGGAAACCGTTTCCTGGCCAGTGGCGAGAGGACCTGGGCTGGCCGCCTGCCTGAGGCCTCAGCCTTGCTGGGATGGGCCTTGGTCCCTGCGGCTGCGGCAGTGACTCGGCCCCCGGCGCCCTTCAGCTCCTCAGGGAGAGGTGGAAAACAGCTCTGGAAAGTCACCGGGAGGGGCGACTGCAGAGGCGCAGGGGCGCCTGGCCCTGACTGCTGCTTCTCCAGCAAGCCTGGCCCCCTTGTGCTATTAACCAAGAAACGCTTGGCCTGTTTGCTTCCCGCTGTGAAGCACTGGCCCTGGTGGACGCCAGAACAAACAGAGCCTGGGGTAGCTGCTGCGGGGCTGAGCTTGGCTGGGCTGAGCCAATTCCTGACTCTACCAACCCTGGCTTTTGTGGGATTTCAAATTGTCCTCTTAAATATCTCCCAGAAAGCCAAAATTCTTCCTCTTTAATGAGGAAAGGGATTGGTAGAAGGGGTCTCCTGACATCTCCCTGGAAAGGTCAAACTGGCAGCCACTGGCAACACCACGCGGGTTACCCACGGCAACCATTGTTTTGGGGTAAACTGTATACATGCCCTTAGGGTGGGAGTTTTCCTGCCCggaatgcattttcatttttacacCGTACTTTTCTTTGCTCCCAGCCCACCAGCCACCAGCAAAATATATCTCCCAGATTAGGGtgctttaaaagagaaataaacagccCTGTGCCTCCAGGGGCCATGCTTGGGCCTGGTGTCAGCTAAAAAATAGCAGCTTTACGAATCGTGATCACAGACAAGCCTTGTGCCATGTGAAATGGACACAGTCACACTGGGTATCATTTTAAAATCTAGAGTTGTTTAGCACTGAGTTGATGAAAAGATGGCAGGATTCCATTAAGTTCAAAGTTCTCTAGCACTGGACAGAAAAGACATCTACACGTAACAGATTTCAAGTTCAGAGGCTCAAAGATGGAGGTGGAAAAGACAGACCTCACTGAAGAGCCAGAGAAACTCAGGAGTCAATTGAGTGATCAGCCCAGGTGAGGGTGGCTGCTTGGAGTCTCTGGGTGAGCAAGTAGCTGCCAGCGGGTTCTTCTTACTGAAGGCCCAGATAGAGCCGATTCATCCAGGCAACATGCATGAGTGTTGATAGAACATTCATCCAAGTTCTAAAAGGGCTCTGGGAAGGAGCTGTCCTTGCGCCCAGAGTGAGGACGCGGTATTGGCCCCGTGGGGAGCTGACCGGCTATGGGGAAATATTTTTGAGGAAATCCTGGCCTTCTTCTCTTCTGTTCCCACTGGCTCAAAGGAGCCAAGGCATTCCTCCCTCTTCTGGGCAAGTCCTCCACTTTGCTTCCGACATTACAAGCCACTTCAGACCCTTCCTCCCAGCACAGCCCGAGGGGGAAACAGTTTCCTGGCCAGTGGCGAGAACTGCAATAGAGAAACAGTTTTACACACGTAGAGCCAGCTaaacaggagactggagttttattattactcaaatcagcctccctgaaAATGCAGATGCCAGGGTCTTTCAAGGCTAGTTTAGGGGAAGAGAGTAGGGTGGGTAGGCAAGAGCGCTCGCTGCTGACTGGTTGGGGGTGCAGTCGTCGGGGTGTGGGAAATGGTCCTTGTGCCCCGAGTCGCTTCTGGGTGGCACCAGGGAGGCTGACCGGTCCAGGTGGGGCCATCAGTCGTCAGACTTGCAAAAAACCTGGAAAGACACCTCAAAGGCCAGTCTTAGGTTCCACCGTAGTGACGTTATCTGCGGGAGTAGTTGGGAAGTTGCATATTTGTGAGCTCCGGAATAAAGGGGCGTAATCCTTTATGTCtccattttagcagaattcaggctcctctcGTCCTCGTAGCCTAGTGGTCTCTCAATAGCCTTACAAAGGCAGTTGAGTTTTGGGGAAGGGTTATTATCATTTAAGctataaactaaatgtctcccaaagtGAGCTTGGCCCAAGCCCAGGAATAATTAAAGGCAGTTTGAAGGCTAAAGGCAAGATGGGAGTTGGTTAAATCGGGTCTCTTTCActgccataattttctcactgttataatttttgcaaaggtgggtTCATGCCCGTGGGATCCCCAGTCCGAGGCTACAGGACTCTCCTCCCAGGGATCCAAGTGACTGTGCAGTGACTGTGGTCATGCCACGGCCACCAGCCAGAGTGCAGTCCACATCGTGGCCACGTACGGCTCCTACAATCTCAAGCTTGCCGAGAAGGCAGCCATAAACCCGCACAGGTTAGAGTCCTTTCCCTTGGTTATGGTAACAATCATTAGCACCGGGGTCTTTCTGAATCCAGATGCAGCCACGACCTCTTCTCATAGACAGCTGCGGCTGAGATGAACATCTCAGTAGCGTTGTAAACCAACAGGCATCTGAGATAAGGCtcagtcaatttaggaagtttattttgccaaagctCAGGacgcacctgtgacacagcctccggaggtcctgacaacatgccTGAGGTGGTCGGTGCAgagcttggttttacacattttagggagacatgagacatcaacaTACATCGGATGAACactggtttggtctggaaaggcgggacagCTGGAAGCAGGGAGGAGGCTTCCCGGTcgtaggtagataagagacaaacggTTGCATTCctctgagtttctgattagccttttacGGAATGCATAATTTACAGGAATGGTCACTCATGCCTGAGTCTGGCTCAGTGAAACAAGAGGGCAGAGGAAGCGATCAGCTGTGTGCTTTTGTCTCACGGGAGCAGTGGGATGACTTTGAGCTCTGcctgtcctttgtccacaaggaatttctttgcgggcaaattgtgagggaggcgtgcagcttttaaaaatctttatagtTCCCTTTCgcaggaatagaatgggaggtaGGTTTGCCTGGCGCAGTTCCCAGCTGGACTTTTCTCTTAGGCTCGGCGATCTGGGGTCCCGAGAatgattttcctttcacaagaGGAACATGCAGCTCAAAGGCGGAGTGGGACGTGGTTGCTGCCTCAACTGAACGCCTCTCTGGACCCAATAATTAAAAGGACTTGCTCCTCAGATAaaagtgcttttcttttctcaatagTGAGTCTATGAGGTTCCTATTTGCTgctttaacaaattaccacaaacctagTAGCTTCCAACAGctcaaatgtattatcttacagtccTGGAGGGGAAGGTGGGAAAAGGGCCTCAGGGTGCTGAAGGCAGGGCTGGCAGGAGCCTGGTGGAGAAGCCACTGCTTtcttttctcagcctccagagaccGCAGCGGCCTTGGACCACAGCCCATCTTCAAACCCAGCATCTTCAAATTGTTCTCTCTTTGACCCGTCCGCCTGCCTCTAAGGAGCCCAGACCTTACGCTGAGTCCAGCAGCCTCTTCATCCTCCCTAAACTCCAGAAGCACCCACCGAATAATCCAAGGCGATCTCCCGACTTGGGATTCCTAACCTAGTTCCCCCTGCAAGGTTGCCCTGTTCGAGGGTCCCGGGGGTTCAGCCTCCGACGTCTTTGGGAGGGGCCCTTGCTGTGCTCACCACTGTGAGTCGCCCCCTTCCACACATCCACcgtgaactttccattccagaaacATCGCACCAGCTGTAGCTTCTCTCAACACACAGATCTTTCCTGTCTCCAGGTTTTGCTCAAACCTCCCACTGCCCAGCACGTCCTTCCAAACAGTCTTCACTCACTCTCAATCCCTATGGAAAACCCAGCTTGGGCCTCATGCCCAGGAAGCCTCCTGGCCCCAGGAGGCTCAGGCCCTGCCGAGCTCACCACAGCGTCTGCGGCCTCCCTGGGAACCCGGCCACCCCCATCCCAGGCCCACGTTTCCTCAGCCAGCTCCTCCCACAATCCCTCCCAAGCTGGCATTCCAGACCTGCCAGGTGCCTTTCACCCTGTTGTAAACTCCGGGAGGGCAGAATTCGGGTCGGACTCATCTCTGTGGCCTCAGTGGAACTTGCTCAGCTCCGTGTCAGGGACAACAGCGTCCGGCTTCTTCTCACTCCTTCAGGTCCCGGCCCTTTGCACATCGGCTTGGCTGCCTGACACGTTCCAGCCAAGGGCTGCAGCTGGCTCCTTCCCCGCCCGGGTGATGCCAGAAGCCACACGTTCCGGAGTGCGGAGCTGCAAGATGCAGGCAACCGAGAGCCAGAAGGGGACCACCCGATGGGGAACACGGGGATCACCCAACTAGGAAGATGGGGGCCACCTGGATGGGGAGGACGGCGACCACGTTGATGGGGAGGACAGAGAGCACGTGGATGGGGAAGATGGGGACCACATGGATGGGGAGGACGGCACCACTCAGCCTGGTTCACACCTTTTGCAATAAGCAGCCACCTCCTCCTGGGCTTTGGGCTGAAGCGGGATCTGCTCCAGGTTCTTCGCTGTGAAACGGGTACAGACACGTTTCTCACCCCTGACAGGGAGGCTGTCCAGCCCTGGAGACATTGTCACTCAGGCTCCCAGTGACCTCTTATGCGCTGTGTATCCTGGGCCAGGGCACTGACCTCTCTGGGCCCAGCGCCATCTCATGCTCACAGGGCTGATGACAATACTCTTCTCAAGAGGTGATGGGAAGGCCAAAGGGATCATCCCATGTGCTTCTAAGTCAAACACGATTCAGTGTGAAAAACACTGGCCTGGGTCATCAAGAAACTGGGCGCCAGGCAGGATGAAAGGAGGAGGTGCTGCTGGCCTCATCTGAGCCAGAGCCTCCTCTCTGTCGCGTGTGTGGGCTCTGACGCAGGGGACCAGGATGCCCGGGTGGCGGCCGTGATCAGGGGACGaagctgcctgcctgcctgcctggcccTGCCCATGTGGCCAAAGTCCACTCCAGGGGCAGGGCTGTGCCTCCGCCTCAGATGCACTGTCAGTCGCGTCTGGCTCGTCTTACTACtgaagaggggaaggaagagtgtGCGGCAGGGGCCTGGGCCATCCGTTCCCCGGAAAGCAAAGCGCAGGAGGCTCCCCACCCCCAGATGAGCCAGCCTGCAGCACACACTGGCAGGGTGGATGCCAGCTGAGTATTCCCAGGGGAAGCACTTTCCCTGTGCCACCCAGACAGAAGCAGCAGGTGCTGGTTTCCTGTGGGCTCTGCGTGAGGCTGGGCGTCTGGGACCCTGGTCTCCTCTGGGACTCCATGTGTGAGGCTGGGCGTCCGAGACCCAGGAACGTGCTGGGAACAGGAGCTGTTGACGTCGTTTCCCTGGCTGGGCTGCTGCTGTTTCTCTGCCTGTCAGATGGAGACACAGCTCCAGCCTCACAGGTGGCCTTCAGCACAGCATGCCAGGCACCCTGGGTGCCGCCCCCACTCTCCCCACCCAGAAGGCAGCTGTGCAGGGTCCCTGGCCTGGAGGACCTGCCTGGACCTGCCCAGCGCCCTGGATGAGGTCTGCCCTGGGCCTCTGCATGTCATCCGTCCTAAAAGCAGTTCCTGCCACTGCTTTCCTCTCACTGCCTTCCTCTCCCCTTAGCACTTTACTTCCAAATGGGCTGTCCTTGCCGGCTGACTCATTGCTCCCCCGGGGCAGGGAAGTGTGCAATGAGCTGAAGTCCTGTGGAGCCCAGAGCAGGAGGCTAACCCCcagatttaattaattaaaaagtaagaGCTTGTGAAGGACACAGGGGCCAACATGAAGAGCTGCCAAAGGCCCATCATGGTGGCATGAGCAACAAAATGCACAGAGGCCGTGCTGAGTGCAAACCACAAAATCCACTACTGTCGTCATTGAGTCATTGACCGGGGCTGCGCTTTTCACAAACCACAGAATACAATAGACGCATGTGAGTTCTGCTGCTGTCGCCACTGGTCGGGTCAACACGCAGCCCGGGAGGAGGGACCCACTGCTCCTCCCTGCAGGAGAACCTCGATGGATAAATGCCTGAGGAAACGGGGAAACAGAAAATCACCACGAGGCAAAGTCCACGGAACCGATTGCTGCCGACAAGACCCCCATGGAAGCCAAAATCAGAGAAGTTCCAGGAGAATCAGGATTTGGTCTCCCAGTGTCTCCAGGACGATTATCCACTACAAAGGAAGGATGGCGATTTGACCAGGAGACTCAGCAGACACCACCTGGACCTGGAGTTGGACACATCAGGGAGACTCAGCAGACACCACCTGGACCTGGAGTTGGACACATCAGGGAGACTCAGCAGACACCACCTGGACCTGGAGTTGGACACATCAGGGAGACTCAGCAGACACCACCTGGACCTGGAGTTGGACACATCAGGGAGACTCAGCAGACACCACCTGGACCTGGAGTTGGACACATCAGGGAGACTCAGCAGACACCACCTGGACCTGGAGTTGGACACATCAGGGAGACTCAGCAGACACCACCTGGACCTGGAGTTGGACACATCAGGGAGACTCAGCAGATACCACCTGGACCTGGAGTTGGACACATCAGCTCAGGAGCCACTGAGACAGCCTTACCTCCACAGGATGCTTGCCAAATGGGCTGGACTTCATACAGTCCTGAGAACACGAGACAGCAAAATCCACGCCCAGGCCCCAGGACAAGGGTGGCCAGGGCTGACGCAGGCACGGGCGACCAGGGAACCGGGTGTCTGGATACAGTGAGGGAGGATGAGGGAGACAGCAGGGCGAGGTGGGAACCCCTGGGCCAGCGGACTCCAGGCAGCGGAGGCGGCCTGTTGGTAATCGGTCAGGGAGTTGCTGTGCCCTTCACCTTGAGGATGGGACACGGGTCCTCTGAGGTTCTCCCTGGACTCCCTGATGCCTCTGAGAAAGGCACAGCACCCCAGTGCCcgctggaggtggggtgggagccAGCTGGGAGCAGGCAGCGCCCCTCACGAGCACTGCGGATGGCTGGCGGCCATGGCTCTCTAAGGCCCGCTTGGTGGACGCTgagccctgccctcagggagcgcTGGCCCCTCGGGTCCCTGGGCCCTGACAGTCCCACTGAGGCTCGGCTCCATTTCCGCAAATGGCTGCCTCCCGCAGGAGGGCTGGGGGAGAGCTCCGGGCCGGGGTCAGACAGCAGCGTTGGCTTCTgtcaacaaaaagagtcaaactctgtaaaatgtgGGAAGAGATTCATTCTGAGCCAAAGACAAGTGACCTTGGGCCGTGACCCAGCCCTCAGGAGGGCCTGAGGACATGTGTCCAGGGTGGTCAGAGTGTAGCTtgcttttatgcattttagggagaaTGAGACTTCAggcaatacatttaagaaatacgcTGGTTCGGCTCAGAAAGGCGGGACAATGCAAAGCAGTCGGAGGGCAGAACTCTCAGGTTATAGCAAGATTTAAAAACTTTCCGGTTGACAATTGGTTacgtttatctaaagacctgggatcaataatagaaaggaatgcctgGGTTAAGATCCAGGATCCTGGAAACCCAGGTTCTTATTTGCGGAGGAGGCCTTCAGGTAGCAGCTTCAGAGGGTTGtgaaatgtttcttatcagacttcaGGTCTGTGTGGACGTTAATGCTGGAAAGATAGAACGAGGCACGTCTGACCCCCGTTCCCGTCATGGCTGGAAACCGCCTCTCGGGTTACATTTTAAGAGGGCTCTGGTGAGGAGGAGGTCCACTCAGATGGTTGGGAACCTTAGTGTTTTAGTTTTGGCTTACGCTGTGTTGGTGGGTGATGACGGGTGTCAGGCATGGCCCCTCGCAACGTGAGGGAAGGCAGCAGGGCCTGTGGCCAGGGCTGGTGGGAGCCCTAACAGACGTTCCATGGAAACACCTGGTGGAGGAGGCTCTCAGCAAATGCCCGCAGTCCCTGCACCCGGCGGGCACATCTCCACGAGTGCGTCTCCTCCACACACTCACAGTGGGCGGGTTTGGTCATCCGCAGTCCCTGCACCCGGCAGGCACATCTCCACGAGTGCGTCTCCTTCACACACTCACCGTGGGCGGGTTTGGTCATCACTGATGGGCTGCtctgcctctcctctcctctagCTCGGGACCTTCAGTGTCCCGACAGGAAGGAATGCAGTACAAGTGCATCCCAAGACGCACGCTGCAGGTTACCCCCAGGCCTCACAGACCCTGGTCACCCCGGGATGGATCCCGCCCCAGGTTGTGACCTTGCTCCCCTCCTGCTGGAAACCTTCTCCAGACACAAGCCCCTCAGGCGGCAGGGCTTATCTTGTCCTGGAggctgccttcccctcccctgaTGCCCCAGACCCCTCCAGGTCGCCTGGAGATGGATGCAGAGAAGCTGCCCAGCTCCCCATGTCCAGGGTCACCTCACTGCCGGGACCCCCTCCGGGGGCTCGCACACCCCCCTCCCCCGCCACCCCATTCTGATCCCGGCTCTGCGGAGGCCGTCCTGCTGCCTGCCAGGACCAGGTGCCAGGGCAGGTTGCTGCTGGATGGGCTTCCTTGCTGGGTTACCTGTTCCGATGGGGAGAAAAGTCCTCCTTACACCACACTGACAATGGCCTTGGAAATGTTCCCCTTGTGGCTCTGTAGGTGTGTGATGGGCCCTCCATGTGTGATGGGTCCTCCATGTGTGACGGACCCTCCATATGTGATGGGTCCTCCAGGTGTGGTGGACCCTCCATATGTGATGGGTCCTCCAGGTGTGGTGGACCCTCCATGTGTGACAGGTCCTCCAGATGTGTGACAGGCTCTCCATGTGTGATGGGCTCTCCATGGGTGATGGGCCCTCCATGGGTGATGGGCCCTCCAGGTGTGTGATGAGTCCTGCAGGTGTGACAAGCCCTCCAGGTGTGTGATAAGTCCTGCAGGTGTGTGACGAGACCTCCAGGTGTGACGGGTCCTCCAGGTGTGTGATGGGCCCCCCAGGTGTGATGGGTCCTCCAGGTATGTGACGGGCTCTCCATGTGTGATGGGTCCTCCAGGTGTGATGGATTCTCCAGGTGTGTGATGGGCCCTCCAGGTGTGTGATGAGTCCTGTAGGTGTGTGACAAGCCCTCCAGGTGTGTGATGAGTCCTGCAGGTGTGTGACGGGCCCTCCAGGTGTGACGGGTCCTCCAGGTGTGTCATGGGCCCCCCAGGTGTGATGGGTCCTTCAGGTGTGTGACGGGCCCTCCAGGTGTGACGGGTCCTCTAGGTGTATGACGGGCTCTCCATGTGTGATGGGTCCTCCAGGTGTGATGGATCCTCCAGGTGTGTGATGAGTCCTGCAGGTGTGTGACAAGCCCTTCAGGTGTGTGATGAGTCCTGCAGGTGTGTGATGGGCCCTCCAGGTGTGTGACAAGTCCTCCAGGTGTGTGATGGACCCTCTAGGTGTGTGACTGGCCCTCCTGCTCTGTGATAGCCTCTCCAGGTGGGCAATGGGACCTGCAGGTGTGCGAAGGACCCTCCAGGTGTGCGACGGGCTCTGCAGGTGTGCGATGGGCTCTGCAGGTGTGCGATGGGCTCTGCAGGTGTGCAAAGGACCCTCCAGGTGTGTGAAGGACCTTCCAGGTGTGCGATGGGCTCTGCAGGTATGTGAAGGACCTTCCAGGTGTGTGTCAGGCTTTCCAGTTGTGTGTGGGCCGTTCCAGGTTTGATGGGCCCTCGGATGTGTGATGGGGCCTCTTCCCGGGAACAGCAGGCAGGTTACTTTGTGCCCTCTCCCAGGCCACACCACATGGCTTGTGGTCCACTGAAACCACCAGGTCTtctcccagcactctgggaggccgagacgggcggatcatgaggtcaggagatggaggccatcctggctaacacggtgaaaccccgtctctactaaaactacaaaaaattatccgggcgcggtggcgggcccctgtagtcccagctactcaggaggctgaggcaggtgaatggcgtgaaccctggagacagagcttgcagtgagccgagattgcaccactgcactccagcatgggtgacagagtgagaatctgtctcaaaaaaaaaaaaaaaagaaaccatcagGTCTTCTTCATCTGAGCTACTCCCAAGAAAAAGGCCCTTAATACTGTGTTCTAGTAAAGGAAAAGGTAGCTCATTTTGTTCCTCCCTTGGGAGATGTCAAATCGTCAGTCTGTTTCTCTACATATTGACCTTTTGTTCAGATTGTGACAAGACCTGGCCGTCGCTGTCTCATCCAGGCCATGTGACAGGAGGCCAGCCGGGGGACCACCTTGAGGCCAGTGCATGTTTAGAGTCCAGTGAACTGTGGGCTGAAGAGCAGGGCAGTAAACCCACCGCTGCCCGTTCACCATGATTTAGAGTCCAGTTCCCTGCACTGTGGGCTGAAGAGCAGGGCAGTAAACCCACTGCTGCCCATTCACCATGATTTAGAGTCCAGTTCCCTGCACTGTGGGCTGAAGAGCAGGGCAGTAAACCCATCACTGCCCATTCACCGTGATTTAGAGTCCAGTTCCCTGCACTGTGGGCTGAAGAGCAGGGCAGTAAACCCACCGCTGCCCATTCACCGTGATTTAGAGTCCAGTTCCCTGCACTGTGGGCTGAAGAGCAGGGCAGTAAACCCACCGCTGCCCATTCACCGTGATTTAGAGTCCAGTTCCCTGCACTGTGGGCTGAAGAGCAGGGCAGTAAACCCACCGCTGCCCATTCACCGTGATTTAGAGTCCAGTTCCCTGCACTGTGGGCTGAAGAGCAGGTCAGTAAACCCATCACTGCCCGTTCACCGTGATTTAGAGTCCAGTTCCCTGCACTGTGGGCTGAAGAGCAGGGCAGTAAACCCATCGCTGCCCGTTCACCATGATTCAGAGTCCAGTTCCCTGCACTGTGGGCTGAAGAGCAGGGCAGTAAACCCACCGCTGCCCGTTCACCATGAGTAAGTGCAGAGTTTAAAACGCTAACCGAATTTGGCGTTCATTGCGGACACACTTTTATTGCTATTTTACGAGGTATTAGTGCACAATGGGTCTGGATTGGTGACGGCTTTATTTGCGCCTCGCTGTGTCAAGTTCCCCAGCAGAGACCCTCACCTAGCACTCTACTCCCCACCGGCCAAGCGGACCAACGTTGCGTGGAGGCAGAACTTGACGAAAGCTCGTCTCGAGAAGCACACGCACCCCTCTAACTCACGTAAAAGGAAGAGGTTCACGTAGACCTATGCGGCACGTGGCTGGAACAGGGTTTCCCAGGACCCTCGGGGGGACCAGTCAGCCTCTGTGGTGGAGCATCCCGGGAACTGAAGGGCGTCCTGCAGGCTCTGCATGCGGCACACAGGAGTGCcagccacacacacacttgaCACACAATGCTGGCGCAGGAGGACCCAGGCCAGGAGGCTGTGCGGGTCAGTCAGCTGGGTGAGGTAGTTACATGGGTTGGGTagtagctgggtgaggtggtcaGCCGTGTCAGGTagtagctgggtgaggtggttaC
Above is a window of Pongo pygmaeus isolate AG05252 chromosome 14, NHGRI_mPonPyg2-v2.0_pri, whole genome shotgun sequence DNA encoding:
- the LOC134738024 gene encoding splicing factor, proline- and glutamine-rich; this encodes MEAKIREVPGESGFGLPVSPGRLSTTKEGWRFDQETQQTPPGPGVGHIRETQQTPPGPGVGHIRETQQTPPGPGVGHIRETQQTPPGPGVGHIRETQQTPPGPGVGHIRETQQTPPGPGVGHIRETQQTPPGPGVGHIRETQQIPPGPGVGHISSGATETALPPQDACQMGWTSYSPENTRQQNPRPGPRTRVARADAGTGDQGTGCLDTVREDEGDSRARWEPLGQRTPGSGGGLLVIGQGVAVPFTLRMGHGSSEVLPGLPDASEKGTAPQCPLEVGWEPAGSRQRPSRALRMAGGHGSLRPAWWTLSPALRERWPLGSLGPDSPTEARLHFRKWLPPAGGLGESSGPGSDSSVGFCQQKESNSVKCGKRFILSQRQVTLGRDPALRRA